One genomic region from Quercus robur chromosome 4, dhQueRobu3.1, whole genome shotgun sequence encodes:
- the LOC126723156 gene encoding UPF0481 protein At3g47200-like → MAEQRGNSNYFPDMEIQITPSEQRGGKEYSIEIPPPVQQVEPEKRRECCIYKVPLKLRRVNEDAYTPMLISIGPYHHKRKNLKKMEDLKRRYFWDACDRTNKSPEDLSGRIQELDYRKILHCYADDSHMMKEEDFMTMILLDSIFIIEELWRTNENPPMSPPAMTTISQKCEWRMWGACVINFQKERKEDNSEKKNHEKENPWRSYNIMQDLLLLENQVPFFVLEDLYEFAYSDLFMYPQNEDNSFRRHVHKYFFHFWEISGFVRDSDYEKIFASKKKEVKHFTDFLRYFLLPHNPTCGRSFERVPCATNLSEAGVEFKVSKSENGRLLDIQFRKSALLEICPFLDFSWLLSCFPCLKCLEIMQPVLELKSFIIGDETESVVRNLMALEQCHYPREAYVCNYIVLLDHLINTAADVDLLVEKNVIVNWLGNNKAVATLINGLCLQIIEGNHSCYFELSEKIKHHYNSRWSKLMASLTNLYFKDFWRGTATVVGIMVLLFAFWNFLRPFVFHT, encoded by the coding sequence ATGGCAGAACAACGTGGAAATTCAAACTATTTCCCGGACATGGAAATTCAAATAACGCCGTCAGAACAACGTGGAGGCAAAGAGTATAGTATAGAAATTCCCCCACCAGTCCAGCAAGTGGAACCTGAAAAGCGGCGCGAGTGTTGTATCTACAAAGTTCCCCTGAAACTCCGCAGAGTAAATGAAGATGCCTACACTCCAATGCTAATTTCAATAGGCCCTTATcatcacaaaagaaaaaatttgaagaaaatggaagacttaaaaagaagatattTCTGGGATGCCTGTGATCGGACGAACAAGAGCCCGGAGGATCTTTCAGGACGCATCCAAGAACTCGACTACCGGAAGATCCTTCATTGTTATGCAGATGACAGTCACATGATGAAGGAGGAAGATTTCATGACAATGATTCTTTTGGATTCTATTTTTATCATTGAAGAGTTGTGGAGGACTAATGAAAACCCGCCAATGAGCCCACCAGCAATGACTACCATTTCCCAAAAGTGTGAGTGGAGGATGTGGGGTGCATGTGTAATAAAtttccaaaaagaaagaaaagaagacaattcagaaaagaaaaaccatgaAAAGGAAAACCCATGGCGAAGCTATAACATAATGCAGGACTTGCTATTACTAGAAAATCAGGTTCCATTTTTTGTTCTGGAGGATTTATACGAGTTTGCCTACAGTGACCTTTTTATGTACCCGCAAAATGAAGATAATTCCTTTCGTAGGCATGTCCATAAATACTTCTTCCATTTCTGGGAAATATCCGGTTTTGTTCGCGATTCTGATTACGAGAAGATATTCGCTAGTAAGAAGAAGGAAGTCAAACATTTTACTGATTTCCTAAGATATTTTCTCCTTCCACATAATCCAACATGTGGACGTAGTTTTGAACGTGTACCTTGTGCAACCAACCTGTCTGAGGCAGGAGTGGAATTCAAAGTCAGCAAATCCGAGAATGGACGCTTACTTGACATTCAATTTCGAAAGAGTGCCTTATTGGAAATTTGTCCATTTTTAGACTTTTCATGGCTCTTGAGTTGCTTTCCTTGCCTCAAATGCTTGGAGATCATGCAACCTGTCTTGGAACTTAAATCCTTTATAATAGGGGATGAAACTGAATCTGTTGTTCGAAACCTCATGGCCTTAGAGCAGTGTCATTATCCACGGGAAGCTTACGTATGTAATTATATTGTATTGTTGGATCATCTTATCAACACTGCAGCAGATGTGGATCTACTTGTTGAGAAAAACGTTATCGTTAACTGGCTAGGCAACAATAAGGCAGTCGCAACTCTGATCAACGGCCTTTGCCTACAAATTATAGAAGGTAATCATTCCTGTTACTTTGAACTCAGTGAAAAGATTAAACATCACTATAACAGCCGTTGGAGCAAACTCATGGCATCCTTAACAAATCTATATTTCAAAGATTTTTGGAGAGGGACAGCAACTGTTGTTGGAATCATGGTCCTGCTTTTCGCTTTCTGGAATTTCCTTAGGCCTTTTGTCTTTCACACTTGA